The segment TGCATTGATTGCCCCATTAATGTATACAGTCGTAATGGCGGTCATTGTCATGATTATTGGATACGGCGGCATTCGTGTAGCAGAAGGGACAATGTCGACGGGTTCTCTGGTAGCATTCCTTTTATACCTATTTCAAATCATCATGCCGATGACTACGTTTGCGTTGTTTTTTACTGAACTCCAAAAAGCAAAAGGTGCAACCGAACGAATCATCGAGATATTGGAGCTGCCGCTTGAAGAAGGCCAGGAAGGTATGGAAATCGATATCGCCAATAAACCTTTACGTGTTGAAAGCGTGGATTTTGCTTATGAAAAAGGAAATCCGGTTCTTCGTGGAATTTCTTTCGAAGCACAGCCAGGTGAAATGATTGCTTTTGCGGGGCCGAGCGGTGGTGGGAAAACAACCGTGTTTGGCTTGATTGAGCGATTTTATGAACCGGTTGCAGGAATCATTACAATTGGCGGCATTCCAATCAACGAGTTGTCAATGACTTCCTGGCGAAACCAAATCGGCTATGTGTCCCAGGAAAGTGCCATGATGGGTGGTACAATCCGTGCGAACTTAACTTACGGCTTGCCGGATGCAGACCGTATCTCGGATGAGGAATTGTGGCATGTCGCCCGTATGGCTTATGCTGAAGAATTTATTCAGGGCTTTCCAGAAGGGCTAGACACAGAAGTTGGGGAACGCGGCGTGAAATTATCCGGTGGCCAAAGGCAGCGTATTGCCATTGCCCGGGCGTTTCTCCGCAATCCGAAAATTCTCATGATGGATGAAGCAACAGCGAGCCTCGACAGCCAGTCAGAAGGAATTGTCCAGCAGGCTTTAAGCCGCTTAATGGAGGGACGCACTACGCTGGTCATTGCGCATCGGTTATCGACGATTGTCGATGCTGATAAAATTGTCTTTATTGAAAAAGGCCAAGTTACCGGTATAGGAACACACCTTGAATTAAGCCATTCCCACGAACTTTACAGCGAATTTGCGGAGCAGCAATTAACTTGAACTTTCAGCTTGACCTTGACGCTGCGTCAAGGTATAGAGTGGAGGTATCAGGAGGTGGGCGTATGGAATACACTGTTCAAAAACTGGGGAGTTTAGCAGGAGTCAGTACGAGAACATTGCGATATTACGATGAAATAGGAATACTGAAGCCGGCGAGAAAAAATTCTGCAGGTTACCGTATTTATGGCCGGAACGAAGTGGATAAGCTGCAGCAAATCCTCTTTTACCGGGAACTCGGACTCGATTTGGAAAGCATCAAAAAAATTGTCAACGACCCGGCATTTGACGGACCGGCGGCTTTGAGAAAACACTGGCAGCAGCTCCTGCAAAAACGCCGACAACTGGACCTCCTGATCAATAATGTGGAAAAAACCATTTCCGCAGCAGAAGGGAAGAGCCACATGGCTGACAAGGAAAAGTTCCAAGGTTTTAAGCAGAAATTAGTTGACGACAATGAAAAGCAATACGGTGAAGAAGTCCGTGCGAAATACGGTGATGATGTAGTCGACCGTTCCAATTCCAAAATGCTGAATATGAGCGAATCACAATACGAAGAATTCATGCGTTTGGAAAAAGAGCTGATGGAGGCACTTGCCGAAGCTTGCAAAACCGGAGACCCAGCAAGTGAAATTGCCCAAAAAACAGCAGACTTGCACAAGCAGTGGCTGACCTTCACATGGCCGTCGTACAGCAAAGAAGCACATGCGGGACTTGCCAGAATGTACGTAGACGATGAGCGCTTTGCCGCTTATTACAACAAAGTGCATCCGAACGCCACTGAATTCTTGCGGGATGCAATTTTAATTTATACTGGAGCCAATTTATAAGCGGTTCTATGATAGGCGGGTCCAGCCATTTGGCTGAACCCGCCTTTTAATGTAAAAAATTTTATTAACGGCATTTCAATCCCTTTACAAACACTTAACAGAAATTTACATATTAACAATAAAATTTTGCTGTTTGCTTTGCTATAATCAAAGTGACAAAGATAAGTGAACGGTAAATTGCTTCATTCAAAAAGGAGAGGGTTGCATGCTTGAAAAAGGAAAAGAACCAGTTGTTTCTGTCAAAGTCATGTCATTTAACATCGCTCATGGTTTGGGAATGAATGGAATAGTGGATTTGGAGAAAACGGCTGGTATTATTGAGGACTCTTGCGCCAATATTATTGCATTGCAGGAAGTCGACTGCTATTTTTCTTCCCGCAGTGCTTTTGTTGACCAGGCACGGTGGTTAAGTGAACGGCTGGGGATGCAAGTGGCATTTGGAGCAAATCTAGATTTTGAGCCGATTGCTGCGGGTGAGCCGAGACGCCAATACGGCAACGCGATTTTAAGTAAATACCCGATTAAGTATGCGGAAAATCATCAATTGACCCGAGTGCTGACAGATTTCGGAAAGAATGAACAGCGTGGTGTTTTGGAAGCAGTGATAGAAGTTAAAGGAAATTTAATCACAGTTTACAACACGCATCTTTCTTTAAAAGAGGAAGAATTGAAAGTCAGCATTGGCGAATTGATTGGCATCACTGAAAAACGTCATTTTCCCCGTATTGTGATGGGTGACTTTAATGCTCCTCCTAATGACGGGCAAATCAGAAGGCTGAATAGGCATTTTGCGGACACCTTTTTAAAAATGAAAAGAGGAGACGCTTATACGTATCCTTCTCCTTACCGAAACGCGGAAACAGGTGAAAACTTCAAACCGGTTACACGCATCGATTATGTCTTTGCAGACCCTGAACTGGATCCGGTGCAGGTAGCAGTAATGGAAACCGATACATCAGACCATTTGCCAATTGTTGCTGACTTCATTGTTTCTACAGCAAAAACTCATGCACAAGAAGCAGCACAAACAGTCCTTCAGAAAGTTTAAGTGCGTTTCCGATTTTCTATTAAAAAAAGTTACCTGATATCTTCAGCTTTTGAATAGCTTAAATTTTTATTTGAAATGAGCACATAAATAACAGCATTTTTTGTATTATTTTGCTACAATCAATGCATCCAATAACCCTTGCCAAGGACTCGTTTCATCTTAAAAGGAGATGTTTTTTATGGAGAGAGAAAAACTCCCCCCCACCGTGCCCATAAAAGTGATGTCGTTCAACATTGCCCACGGATTAGGTATGAATAATGTCGTCGATTTGGAAAAGACAGCAAGTGTCATTGAGCAATCAGAAGCAGAAATTGTCGGATTGCAGGAACTCGATCGGCATTTTACTGAACGCAGTGAATTTATCGATCAAGTAGACTGGCTCAGCAGCCGCCTTGGCATGTACGGCGCTTTCGGAGCCAACTTAGATTTAGAGCCAAATGAACCTGAAAGGCCCAGGCGCCAGTACGGCAACGCGGTTTTAAGCAAGCATCCGATCAAGTATGTTGAAAATCACCTCCTGACGAAAGTGGTCTCTCCGATTGCCAACAGTGAACAGCGGGGAATGCTGGAAGTTGTTCTCGAAGTAAAAGGGACATATCTTAGCTTCTTTAACACACATTTATCGTTGAAAGAAGAAGAACTCAAAGTAAGCATTGATGAAATTTTGGAGATTACAGAAAAAAGCCGTTTTCCAAAAATCATTACAGGAGATTTTAATGCGGCACCGGATCACCTGCAAATCAAAAGATTGGAAAACCATTACGATGATGTTTTCTTGAAAATGGATAAAGACAACTCTTATACGTACCCGGCTCCTTATACACATGAGGCAGATGGAGTGAAGTTAAAGCCGGTGACACGGATTGATTATATTTTTACGGATCAAAATCTGGAGCCTGCAAAGGCAACCGTAATTGAAACCGCTGTATCGGATCATTTGCCGATTGCAGCAGATCTGGTTCTGTCGAGAACGGCCAATGCGATGAAATCATCAGCACAAGCGGAACAATTAAAGTTGTTTAAATGAAATTTTATTAAGCAATTGAACTTTTACGGAGAATATTTTTCTCCACATCAAAAAACTGTAGATAGACTCAGTAAAATGAGTTTATCTACAGTTTTTTATTTCTATTCCAACAAATGTTGCTAAGGGTATGCTTTACGATTAGCGGTTGGTAATGGTTTCCGGATTCATGTCATGGTTCATCATGCGGTACGAAGCCATTTCTTCATATTTTGTGCCGGGTTTTCCATAGTTTGTGTAAGGGTCGATCGACAAGCCGCCGCGCGGTGTGAATTTGCCCCATACTTCGATATAACGGGGTTCAAGCAATTTGATTAAATCGTTCATGATGATGTTGACGACGTCTTCATGGAAATCGCCGTGGTTGCGGAAACTGAATAAATACAATTTCAGAGATTTGCTTTCCACCAATTTTTTGTCCGGGATAAAGCTGAGATAAATCGTCGCGAAATCAGGCTGTCCGGTCTGTGGGCAAAGTGAAGTAAATTCCGGACAATTGAATTTTACAAAATAATCGCGTGTATGCAAATTATCGATTGCTTCTAAAATGTCCGGGTCATATTCAAAGTTATACTTCGTATTTTGATTGCCGAGCAGCGACAAATGGTCTAATGTGTCTTCGTTTCTTCCTGCCATAGGTAAAGGCCTCCTTCAAGTATACGGCTTAAGAGAGGACGTATAAAAAACAGGAAAAGAAAAAGCCAAATCGCATGTGGATTCGGCTGAATTTCGTCAATCCATAGTTTTTTATAGAGGGTATAATGCTATGAACCTCTCCCGTCACCGGGTTATTTATTTTTTACTAACCTCACTTATAGTAAAAGACTTTCCGTTCACTGTCAATTCTCTTCTTTTTCCAAAAAAGTGCCGCAATCAAAGGAGGCATTGTTACTCCTGAAAGAAAAAATCAATTTCTCGTGATAAAGGTATGGACAATACATTAGCATTAATGACGGAAAGTTATCGATTCATCCGGAATCGTGCGATAGAACTGAAGTCGGACATTTTCCAAACGCGATTGCTTGGCCAGACAACGATTTGCATGGTTGGAGAAAAAGCCAAACAGACGATGGATGATGAAGGGCATAAGCACGGTAAGCAGCTTTTTATATCGCTTATGACGCCTCGGCAGCTGCAGCTATTTACCTTTACGTCTTTTACATATCACCCTTTTTGGGATGCCCGGTTTAACAGACGAATTGATGAAGCATCGATTAGAGGATTATTTGCTCAACTTGCTTGATCGTTTTGACGATTATTGATGCGATACAAGGGCGCTGCATTTCATCAGGTTTGATTTCTCTGAAAAAGGAAATATACAGAACAAGCAAGTTTTTAAGGAGGAACCCGGATGACTGAGGAACAATTGAAGCAATTGAAAGACCAATTGATTAAACAAAAGAATTCTCTTGAAGGACGGATGGAGCATACGGAAGAGTTTGATACAACCGAACTGTCTAATTATGATAATCACCCAGCCGATAATGCAACGGACTTATTTGATCAGGAACGCGGTCTCGCGTTAAACCAATTTAAAGAAAACGAATTGGATGATACAAATGCTGCTCTTGAGGCAATTGAGAACGGGACTTACGGCAAATGCACAGTGTGCGGCAAAGAAATCCCGTACGAGCGTTTAGAAGTATTGCCGACTGCTTTAACTTGTGTTGATCATGCTCAGCAAGATACTGATATGACGTCACGTCCTCCCGAGGAAGATGTGTTAAGAGGATCCACGAGCCAGCCAGTGGAAAAAGAAGACAGCAGGCTTCGGGATGATGCGGATTCATTTCAGGAAGTCGAAGATTTTGGTTCTTCGGACAGTCCACAGGACCAGCCTGGCAAAGATGAAGATATGGAAGATTTCTACGAAGAAAAAGGTTGATCCTCAACCCTATGCTTTTCCAAGCATGGGGTTTTCTTTGGCTAAAATACGATTGACCTTGGATTGTCAGATGCCTGCAGTAAAAGAAATGACAGATAGGGAGCGAAGGTATTGGAGGGATTAGAGAAGGAAATCTTTAAATTGGAATGCAGCCACCTTCAACCGGATGTCCGGGTTTCAAAACAAAAACTTGGAGAAGTGCTCGATGAGGAATTTTTTGAGTTTGGGAGTTCAGGGAAAGTCTGGAGGCGGAGGGATTATGACACAAATCATCCGTTAACCCCGGACCGGATGGAGATTTCAGAATTTGCCTTGCATATTCTGGGACCAGAAGCTGTACTAACAACGTACCGCCTCCAAAATCACACAAGCGGAAAAGTATCTCTTCGCAGTTCCATTTGGAAAAATCGGGGAAGTGGCTGGAAGCTGTTTTTTCATCAAGGAACGCTTTCAGAATGAAAGTGTTTATGCTGAAGAAAAAGAGGATATGGAATAACTAGTACTTTTTAAAGTAAAGGAGGATTCAGATGGAACATGCGGTTGTATTATTTGATGGCGATTGTAATTTCTGTGATAGCAGTGTCCAGTTCATCATAAACCATGATCCTGCAGGATATTATCAATTTGCTTCGCTGCAAAGCGATATTGGACGGGAGCTTAGACGAAAGCATCAAGTGCCGGAGGACGTAGACAGCCTGGTATTGATACAAGACGGCAAAGCCTATGTTAAATCCGAAGGGGCATTGATGATTTCCCGCCACTTGACCGGGTTATGGAAAATGGCGTTTTATCTAAAATCATTTCCTCGTCCATTGCGCGATGGCGCTTATGATGTGGTCGCTAAAAACCGCTACAAGGTATTCGGGAAACTCAATAGCTGTATGCTGCCGCCTCCGCATATCCGAAAAAGATTTCTTGATAAACAGTAAAAGCTCTGATGCGCCTAGGCGTATCAGAGCTTTTTGTGCGTTGTGTTGCTTCCGCTGTTCATTGTCCAGTTGCAGAGCCTCACCCCTCGTCGGAAATTCTTCCAGCGCTTGTCGGAGCTAAACGGCCGCTTTCGCTTTTCCTATTCAAAATTGGAAATCCGCCAGTATTGGCTCGCAATCGAACGGGACATCCACGCTAATCCTTTGCTTTCCGCTTCGTGAATTTGAAGCCATTCATTCATTTTATCGTTTTTCAAGTAAACTTCATGATTGGGTGCTTGGTCATGCAGCCCTACGATATCGTAGTGGCCATCCCGATAAAATGTTGCAGATACATCATAGTCAATATTGGGGGAAGTTGTTAAGGGATTGCCGACACTATGTTTCAGGATAACCTTAACGTTTCGTTCGTCTTCTTTCACTTTTTCCAGCTGAATGCCTTCAGAAGAAGCCACATCTGCTTTCCGGAATTTTTTCCGCCAATCGTAGGCAACGCTCATGCCCACGTCCTTTTGAAGTTCTAAGGCAGAATCCTCTTTTCCGAGTTGCAGTGAAAAATTTACTTGCGTACGGTAATGAGAGGAATCAGGAGTGAACGTTCGGTTATCTCCAGCAAAATAGCGGTTGAGCGACAACAGGTTCGGGTTGGCTAGAAATTTATCAGACAGGAAAGTGGTATAGCGGAAATCCCAGACTCTATTAAACTCCGATACGTTAACTTGTGGAGAATCAGCTAGCAATCGCTCCAGAGGGGCAATCTTTTTAGTGATCCAGAATTCTTCCATGGAAGCTGCTTCTTGCGAAGACTTAATATTAAAAAAACCAAAAAGATGGGCAGCTACCGACTTCTCTTCACTGAAACCCGTTTCAGACTTTTCCAGCGGACGCTTTGCCCGAATCCAATATGAATATTCCCGGTCCATTTCTACACCACGATCAGTAAACTGCGTTTTTTTGATCGTGTCCAAAAATTCGCCGTCCCGGTAAATTTCATACTCATCAATACCATCGATGGCTCCCCATGCCAAAATGATTTTTGAATCCGAAACAATTGTCGTAAAGGCAATTTGCTGAAGATAATTGATGCTGTCTTCCGTATGGTCTTCTGTGCTGGTTTGCATTTTGATCCGTTCTTTTACTTCTCCTTCTTCGTCAAGGCGCTCGACTGTATAGGTATACAGCTCACCACTTTGCAGGTTTTCATCTTTAAAGCTGTTTTCTATGCCAGTATAGATGGCATCTGCATCTCTTTTTACTACACAAGTATCTCCTGTACTGGACCATTTAAAGTAAATCATTGTATCTGTCTGCTGCAACAAATCAATTTCCAGGCGTTTCTCCAACGCAGCCATTGAATCATCTCCTTACAAGGGTATGTTAAGCTATACCCGGTTCTTAAAATTCCTGAACCCTTCTTTCTGATTCACGATATATTTGTTACATAATTAAAACAATAGATTAAAAAAATAAATGTATAATATAGGAAAAGAATGAAAGCAGGAGGCGTTCTCTATGACTCATCCCGCCCGTTAAATTGAATGAATGCTGGTCCTTATCGAGGGCCGGCTTTTGCTGTTGATAGATTTGCAAAGCTGCATCACAAATAGTATGTTAAAGAAAGAATATGGATAACGGATTAAAGAGAAAAAACGACAACGGGAGGTTGGGGAATGGCTTTTGCGGAAACTAAAAAAGCAGGCAGCTTTAAAAGTTTTGATGATGCGGCGGAGCAAATTTTAAAATTGCTCAGTCAACAGCTAGAAATCAATACCTTATTTATTGCGAAAAATGATGGACAGACCAATGAAATTATTAAGGCTTTGAATGCAGGTGATGAACTGGTCGTACAAGGCAGCTTATCTCCTCTGGAACAAACTTTTTGCAATTTAAGCATTGGTTTTGGAAAAGAGCCCTTGGTTATCAAAGATATTTCCAGCAACGTACGTGCCAATAAATTAGAGATTGCATCCCGTTTCGGAAGTAGGTCATTTATCGGCATACCGATTTTGTATGAAAGCGGCGAAGTCTACGGCACCATTTGCGGTCTTGACCAAGTGCCTTTTGAGTTTACGGAAGAGCATGAACAAGCATTTGCCACCATGTCGTCTTTGCTGACATATGTTTTGGAACTTGCAAAAGCGAACGAACAAATTCAATCCCTTTCATCCCCATTGGTTCCAGTTACTCAAGGAGTCGCTATTTTGCCGGTTATTGGAGAAGTGACAGCAGAGCGTGCCCAAACGATCATCGATCATGTTTTACAAAAATGTGGGGAAAATGCACTGGATTATTTAATCGTTGATGTTTCCGGTGTTTCCCAAATCAACGCTGTCGTTGGAGAGTATTTGCTGAAGCTGGTCAATATTTTAAAAATTATTGGCGTAACACCGGTGGTTACCGGCATCCAACCTTTCATGGCTTTAAAAGTGCCGCATTTTGCCACAGCTTTAAAAGGTATTATGATTGAAGCAAATCTTGAAATGGCATTGAAGCAACTTGGATTTGTGTTGATAAAAGAATGCGATAAAAAAACGAGCCGATGAGAAAACCGGCTCATTTTTTATTCTTCTTTATCAAAAAAGACATGTTTGAGCTCCCAGGTCTCATCAATTTCGAGCAAGCCGAATGAGTATTGCGGCTGCATACGCTTGTCAGTGGGAGAACCTGGATTAAACAATGTAATGCCATCTACTTCACGCATCAACGGAATATGGGAATGTCCAAAAACGATGATATCAACTTGTTCGTCTGAGAAAGCTTCAAAAGCGCGCTGTTCGGTCGTTTTCTGAATACCGTCCCCATGGATGACTCCGACTTTCACATCTCCGAAAGTAAAAATTTTTCTTTTGCCAAACCGGTCTGCTATTTCCCATGGGTCCACATTGCCTGTGACTCCGTCTGTTTCCGTGTAAGCGGCCAATTCGTGGTAGACATCCAACGTCTGCCAGTCTCCAGCATGGATGATGAAATCTGCAGTTTGGCATTCATCTGCCAAACGCTGGGGAATCTTTTTGGCGCGGGCCGGGATATGGGTATCAGAGACAATAACGATTTTTTGCATGTAAACGCCTCCCATTCTTCGACTTTCCTTCACTTTAACAAAAAATTCTGACCGCGTCTCATTCTGGATAAAAGTAAGTGGTTGTCGAAATGATTAACAGAGCGAAAAAGCGGGGAAAATAAAGAGAAACTGCAATCAGCGGGGATCTTACTGCCCGTTAAAGCGGGATAAAGAGAAACTGCAATCAGTGGGGGTTCTTCCACCCCGCTGATCTTTAAGCAAAAATAAATGAAAAAGCTTTCGATGCCAAAAAAGAGGAGGGATACAATGGTTCAGGAACGGAAAGTCACGTGTTATATAGCTATCAGTTTAGACGGATATATCGCTACAAAAGATGACTCGCTGGATTGGCTCTTCAAAGTGGAAATGGAAGGAGATGCCGGTTATGCGGAATTCATGGAGACAATTGATACGGTTGTCATGGGACGCCGCACATATGATTGGATATTGGAAATGGAAAAAGGAAAAGTTCCATATCCAGATAAAAAATGTTATGTATTTTCAAACTCGAAAAGTGGCCAGGAAGGACATGTAATTTTTACCAATGAAGATATCAGAACCTTTGTAGAAAGAGAAAAGAGCCTGCCAGGCAAAGATATCTGGGTGGTCGGAGGAGGAAATCTTCTCCATAGTTTTTTGAAGGAAAAACTGATTGATGAATTTCTGATTTCCATTGCTCCTACAATGATCGGCCAAGGCATTCCGCTTTTTCAAGAACTTGATTTTGAGACAGAATTTACATTAAAAAGCGCTCAGCAATCAGGACAGTTTACGCAAATGCATTTAGTCCGCAAGTGAAAGGGGAAATGAAGATGGTTAGCTTAAACCAAGAACCGGTTGTTAAGACGGAAATGAACATTAGAAGGCCTGTTGAAGAAGTATTTGCGGCATTTGTCGACCCTGAAATTACGACGAAATTCTGGTTTACTAAAAGCAGCGGGAAGTTGGAGTTCGGCAAGCACATCAGATGGGAATGGGAGATGTATGGTGCTTCTGCCAATGTCTATGTGAAACAAATAGAGGAAAACAAAAGCATCCTGATAGAATGGGAAGAACCTTACGGCTATTCTACTGTGCACTGGACGTTTACTCCACGTACAGCCCAGGAAACTATCGTAGAGATTACGAACTCGGGCTTTAAAGGTGATGGAGATGATATAGTTGGACAAGCCATCGACTCTATGGGAGGATTTACGATTGTGTTATGCGGATTAAAGGCCTATCTGGAACATGGCATTGTTTTAAATCTTATTGCAGATAAAGCGCCGGATGCCCATATTAAACAATAATAATTGCAATTAAGATAGAAGAAGCCACAAGAGAGGGACCATTAATAGGTCCTTTTTCTTTTGGCTTTACTTAGCGGCTGAAGAGAATGGCTCTTGCTTTAGCGATTACTTGATCTTCATCGTCGTGAATAATGCAATCAGCATGCGTCAGATTGCGCCCTTCTTTTACGGCAAAAGCCCGGGCCGTTAAAAACTCAGATTTGGCTCCTTTTAAAAAAGTGACATTCAATTCGACCGTCACCACTTTTTGCTTGCCGTTTTCATCAGGGGCTACCGTATTGCAAAGTGCTATATCTGCCAATGTGGAAATAATGCCGCCATGAATCACCCCTACACTATTAACGAATAACGGCTTAATGGGTAAGGTCACTTTAACGCTATTTTCGGCTATCCGTTCATACTTGATTTCTAGAAATTCATCAAAAGGCTGTTGGATGAACAAAGTTATTTCCCCCTCGAAACATTGTCATGGTTATTTTATTCGCTTTAATGGGGCTTGAACCCTTTTTCCTTGCAGGATCTAAGCATATTTTCTCATATTTTTTGCTAATAGAGTAGAATTTTATTCCATAAAAAAGTTACATACGACTTTTGAACTTTTATTAAATGGAAATTAAGTAGGTCTGTTGGATTTAATGTAC is part of the Planococcus shenhongbingii genome and harbors:
- a CDS encoding ABC transporter ATP-binding protein, which codes for MEKQQTTMGLKAFVSLILSLKIPKWALVTGLASSVITTLVGLAVPLLTRDLVDGFSVDWISPWLIGGLAAAFILQAVINGVSIYLLSMVGQKIVAGLRDRMWIHLIRLRVPYFDQQTSGETVSRVVNDTGIVRNLITDHFPQFITGIISIIGAVIILLVMDWKMTVIMLLSVPVTIAIMIPLGRRMAKVSRNLQDETAVFTGHVQQTLSEIRLMKSSTAEAIEEDRGLGGIQKLFKIGLKEAKIYALIAPLMYTVVMAVIVMIIGYGGIRVAEGTMSTGSLVAFLLYLFQIIMPMTTFALFFTELQKAKGATERIIEILELPLEEGQEGMEIDIANKPLRVESVDFAYEKGNPVLRGISFEAQPGEMIAFAGPSGGGKTTVFGLIERFYEPVAGIITIGGIPINELSMTSWRNQIGYVSQESAMMGGTIRANLTYGLPDADRISDEELWHVARMAYAEEFIQGFPEGLDTEVGERGVKLSGGQRQRIAIARAFLRNPKILMMDEATASLDSQSEGIVQQALSRLMEGRTTLVIAHRLSTIVDADKIVFIEKGQVTGIGTHLELSHSHELYSEFAEQQLT
- a CDS encoding MerR family transcriptional regulator is translated as MEYTVQKLGSLAGVSTRTLRYYDEIGILKPARKNSAGYRIYGRNEVDKLQQILFYRELGLDLESIKKIVNDPAFDGPAALRKHWQQLLQKRRQLDLLINNVEKTISAAEGKSHMADKEKFQGFKQKLVDDNEKQYGEEVRAKYGDDVVDRSNSKMLNMSESQYEEFMRLEKELMEALAEACKTGDPASEIAQKTADLHKQWLTFTWPSYSKEAHAGLARMYVDDERFAAYYNKVHPNATEFLRDAILIYTGANL
- a CDS encoding endonuclease/exonuclease/phosphatase family protein, encoding MLEKGKEPVVSVKVMSFNIAHGLGMNGIVDLEKTAGIIEDSCANIIALQEVDCYFSSRSAFVDQARWLSERLGMQVAFGANLDFEPIAAGEPRRQYGNAILSKYPIKYAENHQLTRVLTDFGKNEQRGVLEAVIEVKGNLITVYNTHLSLKEEELKVSIGELIGITEKRHFPRIVMGDFNAPPNDGQIRRLNRHFADTFLKMKRGDAYTYPSPYRNAETGENFKPVTRIDYVFADPELDPVQVAVMETDTSDHLPIVADFIVSTAKTHAQEAAQTVLQKV
- a CDS encoding endonuclease/exonuclease/phosphatase family protein, giving the protein MEREKLPPTVPIKVMSFNIAHGLGMNNVVDLEKTASVIEQSEAEIVGLQELDRHFTERSEFIDQVDWLSSRLGMYGAFGANLDLEPNEPERPRRQYGNAVLSKHPIKYVENHLLTKVVSPIANSEQRGMLEVVLEVKGTYLSFFNTHLSLKEEELKVSIDEILEITEKSRFPKIITGDFNAAPDHLQIKRLENHYDDVFLKMDKDNSYTYPAPYTHEADGVKLKPVTRIDYIFTDQNLEPAKATVIETAVSDHLPIAADLVLSRTANAMKSSAQAEQLKLFK
- the queF gene encoding preQ(1) synthase; the encoded protein is MAGRNEDTLDHLSLLGNQNTKYNFEYDPDILEAIDNLHTRDYFVKFNCPEFTSLCPQTGQPDFATIYLSFIPDKKLVESKSLKLYLFSFRNHGDFHEDVVNIIMNDLIKLLEPRYIEVWGKFTPRGGLSIDPYTNYGKPGTKYEEMASYRMMNHDMNPETITNR
- a CDS encoding TraR/DksA C4-type zinc finger protein; amino-acid sequence: MTEEQLKQLKDQLIKQKNSLEGRMEHTEEFDTTELSNYDNHPADNATDLFDQERGLALNQFKENELDDTNAALEAIENGTYGKCTVCGKEIPYERLEVLPTALTCVDHAQQDTDMTSRPPEEDVLRGSTSQPVEKEDSRLRDDADSFQEVEDFGSSDSPQDQPGKDEDMEDFYEEKG
- a CDS encoding DUF4440 domain-containing protein gives rise to the protein MEGLEKEIFKLECSHLQPDVRVSKQKLGEVLDEEFFEFGSSGKVWRRRDYDTNHPLTPDRMEISEFALHILGPEAVLTTYRLQNHTSGKVSLRSSIWKNRGSGWKLFFHQGTLSE
- a CDS encoding thiol-disulfide oxidoreductase DCC family protein; translated protein: MEHAVVLFDGDCNFCDSSVQFIINHDPAGYYQFASLQSDIGRELRRKHQVPEDVDSLVLIQDGKAYVKSEGALMISRHLTGLWKMAFYLKSFPRPLRDGAYDVVAKNRYKVFGKLNSCMLPPPHIRKRFLDKQ
- a CDS encoding DUF3238 domain-containing protein; its protein translation is MAALEKRLEIDLLQQTDTMIYFKWSSTGDTCVVKRDADAIYTGIENSFKDENLQSGELYTYTVERLDEEGEVKERIKMQTSTEDHTEDSINYLQQIAFTTIVSDSKIILAWGAIDGIDEYEIYRDGEFLDTIKKTQFTDRGVEMDREYSYWIRAKRPLEKSETGFSEEKSVAAHLFGFFNIKSSQEAASMEEFWITKKIAPLERLLADSPQVNVSEFNRVWDFRYTTFLSDKFLANPNLLSLNRYFAGDNRTFTPDSSHYRTQVNFSLQLGKEDSALELQKDVGMSVAYDWRKKFRKADVASSEGIQLEKVKEDERNVKVILKHSVGNPLTTSPNIDYDVSATFYRDGHYDIVGLHDQAPNHEVYLKNDKMNEWLQIHEAESKGLAWMSRSIASQYWRISNFE
- a CDS encoding GAF domain-containing protein produces the protein MAFAETKKAGSFKSFDDAAEQILKLLSQQLEINTLFIAKNDGQTNEIIKALNAGDELVVQGSLSPLEQTFCNLSIGFGKEPLVIKDISSNVRANKLEIASRFGSRSFIGIPILYESGEVYGTICGLDQVPFEFTEEHEQAFATMSSLLTYVLELAKANEQIQSLSSPLVPVTQGVAILPVIGEVTAERAQTIIDHVLQKCGENALDYLIVDVSGVSQINAVVGEYLLKLVNILKIIGVTPVVTGIQPFMALKVPHFATALKGIMIEANLEMALKQLGFVLIKECDKKTSR
- a CDS encoding metallophosphoesterase family protein, producing the protein MQKIVIVSDTHIPARAKKIPQRLADECQTADFIIHAGDWQTLDVYHELAAYTETDGVTGNVDPWEIADRFGKRKIFTFGDVKVGVIHGDGIQKTTEQRAFEAFSDEQVDIIVFGHSHIPLMREVDGITLFNPGSPTDKRMQPQYSFGLLEIDETWELKHVFFDKEE
- a CDS encoding dihydrofolate reductase family protein, which encodes MVQERKVTCYIAISLDGYIATKDDSLDWLFKVEMEGDAGYAEFMETIDTVVMGRRTYDWILEMEKGKVPYPDKKCYVFSNSKSGQEGHVIFTNEDIRTFVEREKSLPGKDIWVVGGGNLLHSFLKEKLIDEFLISIAPTMIGQGIPLFQELDFETEFTLKSAQQSGQFTQMHLVRK
- a CDS encoding SRPBCC family protein yields the protein MVSLNQEPVVKTEMNIRRPVEEVFAAFVDPEITTKFWFTKSSGKLEFGKHIRWEWEMYGASANVYVKQIEENKSILIEWEEPYGYSTVHWTFTPRTAQETIVEITNSGFKGDGDDIVGQAIDSMGGFTIVLCGLKAYLEHGIVLNLIADKAPDAHIKQ
- a CDS encoding PaaI family thioesterase, translated to MFIQQPFDEFLEIKYERIAENSVKVTLPIKPLFVNSVGVIHGGIISTLADIALCNTVAPDENGKQKVVTVELNVTFLKGAKSEFLTARAFAVKEGRNLTHADCIIHDDEDQVIAKARAILFSR